The following coding sequences lie in one Manis javanica isolate MJ-LG chromosome X, MJ_LKY, whole genome shotgun sequence genomic window:
- the LOC140847517 gene encoding uncharacterized protein: protein MTSLYLLTLLLTLETLTQGVLRWGILSAFPKPMPVRFNAAVFPRFFTTNTSMNLPYLVKDTLVAPLGENRSFVTNGSLCFTTQNLAGCISLKRRKYGWFSDIILEASSLPVMSAKFEGPNKEGSPSYKNMTIHQMVLWINGTFVHSPRNNSTDRPRQPKYASHCVGDYEGELWPWTDCQSTVVTWATERQEFTISPDMEGRPANEAWWPVKVLEGEFRQQLSMNPFHKWMLCGVNGSCTDLSPFSALQGGGIGVKNITFWCENNHMRAHWNMIMTHNNENYTCSAKSGPESPNSLFPPSPVCVYPPFLFILSNSSFDSCSNETCFLSQCWNARNFTNALVVRIPRWVPVPIDAPNTMTLFRERRDFGVTAAIVLLISATAVAATAAGIALDTSIKSATELNNLAASVASALDQQSTLDGKLKGGIMILNQRIDLVEEQMEVLWQMAQLGCERKYRALCITSIQYKNFTRAANLSRDLSQYLSGNWSQDFDGTLEELRLDLWAGSPAPGCFVCIL from the coding sequence atgacttcgctgtacctcctgaccctgctcctgacactggagaccctgactcagggagtattgagatggggaatcctgtctgcctttcctaagcctatgcctgtccgtttcaatgcagccgtttttccgcgctttttcactaccaatactagtatgaacttgccctacttagttaaagacaccctagtagctcccctgggagaaaaccgatccttcgtaactaatgggtcattatgcttcaccactcagaatctagctggctgtatctccctgaaacggaggaaatacggatggttcagtgacataattctagaggccagtagcctccccgttatgtcagctaaatttgaagggcctaataaggaagggagcccgtcctataagaacatgactatccaccagatggttctctggatcaatggcacatttgtacactctcccaggaacaattccaccgacaggcctcgtcaacccaaatatgcctcccattgtgtgggcgactatgagggagagctgtggccctggactgactgtcagtcaactgtagtaacgtgggcaactgagaggcaggagtttaccatctccccagatatggagggacggccagccaatgaggcttggtggccagtaaaggtgctcgaaggcgagtttcgtcagcagctgagcatgaaccccttccataaatggatgctgtgtggagtcaatggctcgtgtaccgacctctcccccttttccgccctccagggtgggggaatcggtgtaaaaaatatcaccttttggtgcgagaataaccacatgcgcgcacactggaacatgatcatgacccataacaacgagaactacacgtgttcagcaaaatcaggtccagagtcacctaattccctttttccaccttctccagtatgcgtataccccccatttctgtttatcttatccaatagtagctttgactcctgctccaatgaaacctgctttctgtctcagtgttggaatgcgcgtaactttaccaatgctttggtagtccgcatcccccgttgggtccctgttcccatagacgcccctaacaccatgactctgtttcgagaaaggcgcgatttcggtgttacagccgccatagtgctcctgatctccgcgactgcggtcgcagccaccgccgctggtatagctttagacacctccatcaaatcggctacagagctcaataaccttgcagcctcagtagcttctgccctggaccaacagtccacacttgatggcaaactgaaaggaggaataatgatcctcaatcaacgcatagatctcgtggaggaacaaatggaggtgctctggcaaatggcccaattgggatgtgagcggaaatatcgtgccctctgcatcactagcattcaatataaaaattttacacgggcagctaatctgtcacgagacctgtcccagtatctttcaggaaactggtcccaagacttcgatgggacactagaagagctgcg